From Flavobacterium lipolyticum, one genomic window encodes:
- a CDS encoding efflux RND transporter periplasmic adaptor subunit, whose protein sequence is MNKQSFLSILAASIVITSCGNKNDKAAQAGGAPQVKEYKTLTLEPKSATLYTDYPASIQGQQNIEIRPRVEGYIDKIFVDEGAVVRVGQPLFKISAPEYEQEVRTATASIKSAQANLSAAKLAVNKVKPLVEKGIISKYDLESAQYTYESALATLAQANASLVNAKTNLGYTTVTSPVDGVVGSIPFRLGSLVSSNTADPLTTVSSIGNVYAYFAVNEKKLLNFTQNTDSGIALAEKIKKMPAVSLLLSDGTAYGEKGRIETVNGLINTETGSVTFRARFPNTKSIIRSGNSTTVRIPNEVNQAIIVPQSATFELQDKLFTVVVGKDGRTKNANITVLENTAGNYYVVKSGLQSGDQIVLEGVAALKDGTEIKAQNQSAETVYADLK, encoded by the coding sequence ATGAACAAGCAATCTTTTTTAAGTATTCTAGCAGCATCTATTGTGATCACTTCGTGTGGAAACAAAAATGATAAAGCGGCTCAGGCTGGAGGTGCACCACAAGTTAAAGAATATAAAACGCTGACTTTAGAACCTAAATCGGCTACTTTATATACAGATTACCCTGCGAGTATTCAGGGGCAGCAAAATATAGAAATTCGTCCGCGGGTAGAAGGGTATATTGATAAGATTTTTGTTGATGAAGGTGCTGTGGTCAGAGTCGGGCAGCCTCTGTTTAAAATTAGTGCTCCGGAATATGAACAGGAAGTTCGCACAGCTACTGCAAGTATCAAAAGTGCTCAGGCTAATTTAAGTGCGGCTAAACTGGCAGTCAATAAAGTGAAGCCGTTGGTTGAAAAAGGAATCATCAGTAAATACGATTTAGAATCGGCACAATATACTTATGAATCGGCTTTAGCAACACTGGCGCAGGCCAATGCCAGTTTGGTAAATGCGAAGACAAACTTGGGATATACAACAGTAACCAGTCCTGTTGACGGTGTCGTGGGCTCTATTCCATTTCGTTTGGGAAGTTTAGTGAGTTCTAATACCGCAGATCCTTTAACGACAGTTTCAAGCATCGGAAATGTATATGCTTATTTTGCAGTGAATGAAAAAAAGCTCCTGAACTTTACTCAGAATACAGATTCCGGAATTGCACTGGCAGAAAAAATTAAAAAGATGCCTGCTGTTTCTCTGCTTCTTTCAGATGGTACAGCTTACGGTGAAAAAGGGCGTATTGAAACCGTAAACGGATTAATCAATACCGAGACGGGTTCCGTTACTTTCAGAGCACGTTTCCCCAATACAAAAAGCATCATCAGAAGCGGAAACAGTACCACAGTAAGAATTCCAAATGAAGTGAATCAAGCGATTATTGTTCCTCAAAGTGCCACTTTCGAGCTTCAGGATAAATTATTTACCGTAGTAGTTGGAAAAGACGGGAGAACTAAAAATGCCAATATTACGGTTTTAGAAAACACTGCAGGAAATTATTATGTCGTAAAAAGCGGTTTGCAGAGCGGAGACCAAATTGTTCTGGAAGGGGTGGCAGCACTTAAAGACGGAACAGAAATTAAAGCTCAGAATCAAAGTGCAGAAACGGTTTACGCGGATTTAAAATAA
- a CDS encoding sensor histidine kinase, whose translation MKPHFFKPFMSTGLHILAWVLLGYMQLFYIPLTWNIVLPPIFWIWQTIVLLFMLAIFYYNAKVIVPKTIIKDKIGPFLLWILLIIFIMQLASYFYNLNTDLHNKLAALIRFKRYRNTYFDNYIFSLTLLVLAISTSYAMLLHWQRAAQHKQKLEQDKTMTELAMLKAQINPHFFFNSLNSIYSLTYTNIEDSRNALHTLSRMMRYLLYSTEGERTTLLKEVDFMKDFIALMKLRANSKLTITGDIPEKIQDYPIVPMLLLPLVENAFKHGVHATDKSEIHFALKQNGTLLEFEVENTFFEKTAPTEQGGIGLTNTKRRLHLIYPDNHSLTAGIDPNGKYKVNLQITLEQ comes from the coding sequence ATGAAACCCCATTTTTTTAAACCGTTTATGTCTACCGGATTACACATCCTGGCCTGGGTATTATTAGGATATATGCAGCTGTTTTATATTCCGCTGACCTGGAATATAGTACTTCCTCCTATATTCTGGATTTGGCAAACCATTGTTTTACTTTTCATGCTTGCGATTTTTTACTATAATGCCAAAGTAATTGTTCCAAAAACCATCATTAAAGACAAAATTGGCCCTTTCCTGTTATGGATTCTATTGATTATTTTCATCATGCAGCTGGCATCCTATTTTTACAACCTCAACACCGATTTGCATAACAAACTGGCTGCGCTTATCCGATTCAAACGATACCGAAATACCTATTTCGACAATTATATTTTTAGCCTCACCTTACTGGTTTTAGCCATCAGTACCAGTTATGCCATGCTGCTGCATTGGCAAAGAGCCGCTCAGCACAAACAAAAACTGGAGCAGGACAAAACGATGACCGAACTGGCCATGCTCAAAGCACAAATCAATCCGCATTTCTTCTTTAATTCGCTTAACAGCATTTACTCCCTTACCTATACTAATATTGAAGATTCCCGTAATGCGCTTCATACTTTAAGCCGAATGATGCGATACCTGCTTTACAGTACCGAAGGCGAAAGAACAACTTTATTGAAAGAAGTAGATTTTATGAAGGACTTTATTGCTTTAATGAAGCTACGTGCCAACAGTAAACTGACCATTACCGGTGATATACCGGAAAAAATTCAGGATTATCCGATTGTACCGATGCTTTTACTGCCTTTAGTCGAAAACGCCTTTAAACATGGTGTACATGCTACAGACAAAAGCGAGATTCATTTTGCGCTGAAACAAAACGGAACCCTGCTTGAATTTGAAGTAGAAAATACTTTTTTCGAAAAAACAGCTCCAACAGAACAGGGCGGAATTGGTTTAACCAATACCAAACGCCGATTACACCTCATCTATCCTGACAACCACAGTTTAACGGCCGGTATTGATCCAAACGGAAAATATAAAGTAAACTTGCAAATAACTTTAGAACAATGA
- a CDS encoding LytR/AlgR family response regulator transcription factor, with the protein MIVLKCIAVDDEPLALKLVETFIEQTPFLQLVQSCDNAIEAMSLIREQQPDIIFLDINMPNLSGMELARLLQEQQGTLPKIIFTTAYNHYAIEGYRVNAVDYLLKPFSYEEFLRAASKVLQLTEEASGQFQSITADDDDFIFLKVEYQWVRISLKDILYIESLKDYVKVHLENSPKGLMSLISLKALEEKLSSQKFMRINRSFIVALDKINSISKNSIFINKTEITVGEQYKETFKTIVDKWLK; encoded by the coding sequence ATGATTGTATTAAAATGTATCGCAGTAGACGACGAACCGCTAGCCTTAAAATTGGTGGAAACTTTTATAGAACAAACTCCATTTTTACAGTTGGTTCAAAGCTGCGATAATGCTATTGAAGCCATGAGTCTGATACGGGAACAACAACCCGACATTATTTTTCTGGACATCAATATGCCGAATTTAAGCGGTATGGAACTTGCCCGCCTTTTACAGGAACAGCAGGGAACATTACCGAAAATAATTTTCACCACAGCCTACAATCATTACGCTATTGAAGGCTATCGGGTTAACGCTGTTGATTATCTTTTAAAACCCTTTAGTTATGAAGAGTTTTTAAGAGCTGCCAGCAAAGTTTTACAATTAACAGAAGAGGCCTCCGGTCAATTTCAGTCCATTACCGCAGATGATGATGATTTTATTTTTCTGAAAGTAGAATACCAGTGGGTTCGAATTTCATTAAAAGACATCTTGTATATCGAAAGTCTCAAAGATTATGTGAAAGTACATCTTGAAAATTCCCCAAAAGGGTTAATGTCTTTGATTTCTTTAAAAGCACTCGAAGAAAAACTATCCTCCCAAAAATTTATGCGAATCAACCGTTCCTTTATAGTTGCACTGGACAAAATAAACTCCATCAGTAAAAACTCCATATTCATTAATAAAACCGAGATCACGGTTGGTGAACAATACAAAGAAACCTTTAAAACCATTGTAGACAAATGGTTGAAATAG
- a CDS encoding efflux RND transporter permease subunit: protein MFKIFIQRPVLSTVISVIIVILGILGLAALPIAQYPDIAPPTVNVAASYTGANADVVLKSIVIPLEEQINGVENMTYMTSTATNDGNASIKIFFKVGTDPDLAAVNVQNRVSRATSLLPVEVTQAGVTVTKSQSSNLLIFSLYSDDKAYDQTFLQNYAKINLVPQIQRVVGVGDVTVFGSRDYSMRIWLKPDVMQQYKLIPSDVSAALAEQNIEAAPGKFGENGDQAFQYVIKYKGRLTSAKEFEEIVIKSAGNGQLLRLKDVAKVELGSLSYSSTSTTNGRPSVGIAISQTPGSNARDVINNSKKLIDEAVKTFPKGIKYTVLINVNENLDASIEKVIHTLVEAFILVFIVVFIFLQDFRSTLIPAIAVPVAIVGTFFFLNLFGFTINLLTLFAMVLAIGIVVDDAIVVVEAVHAKLDNGYKSAKKATIHAMNEISGAIISITLVMAAVFIPVTFITGSTGVFYKQFGITLAVAIILSAVNALTLSPALCALLLKPHADDHKHQSFIQRFYTSFNVAFDNVTEKYKRSVQFLSIKKWIALGSILIAAGALFYMMKTTPSAFVPAEDQGVVFANISLPPSASMERSDVVAKKVDSIAHTIPGVENTLRIVGQNFTAGAGSAYSMVIVRLKSWEDRELSVNDVIGQLFAKTSGIREANIFFISPPTIQGFGQSGGFEFQLQDKGGHSTAEFYKVNNEFLAKLSARPEIQYATTPFNPGFPQYMMDINLAKAKDAGVSVNTILSTMQGYYGGLYASNFNKFGKQYRVMIQASPEFRTNTEGLNKIFVRNSAGTMAPITEFVKMTRVFGPESISRFNLFTSISITGAPKPGYSSGDAIKAIQEVAAESLPAGYGYEFSGLTREELASGSETIFIFVLCLVFVYFLLSAQYESYILPFAVLFSIPFGLAGAYLFSIIFKLNSNIYLQISLIMLIGLLAKNGILIVEFALERRRKGLPIVQSAIEGAVARFRPILMTSFAFILGLVPLMFASGAGAVGNKSIGTGAVGGMLIGTILGVFVIPVLFIIFQTLQERVSGPPKENYDDEGDDEEEVQLIETHKE from the coding sequence ATGTTTAAAATATTCATACAACGACCGGTACTATCTACGGTAATATCGGTTATTATCGTAATCCTGGGGATACTGGGACTGGCAGCGCTTCCTATTGCGCAATATCCGGACATCGCACCGCCAACCGTGAATGTAGCAGCAAGTTACACCGGAGCGAATGCAGATGTGGTCCTGAAAAGTATCGTAATTCCACTGGAAGAGCAGATCAACGGTGTAGAAAACATGACCTATATGACTTCTACGGCGACTAATGATGGTAATGCCTCTATAAAAATTTTCTTTAAAGTAGGAACCGATCCCGATTTAGCTGCAGTAAACGTACAAAACAGGGTTTCCAGAGCTACCAGTTTATTGCCGGTTGAGGTAACTCAGGCAGGGGTAACTGTAACCAAAAGTCAGAGTAGTAACTTATTGATTTTCTCTTTGTACAGTGACGATAAAGCCTACGATCAGACATTTCTTCAAAATTATGCTAAGATCAACTTAGTACCGCAAATTCAGCGTGTAGTGGGAGTAGGAGATGTTACCGTTTTCGGTTCCAGAGATTATTCGATGCGTATCTGGCTGAAACCCGATGTAATGCAGCAGTATAAATTGATTCCGAGTGATGTTTCGGCTGCTTTGGCAGAACAAAATATTGAAGCGGCACCGGGAAAATTTGGTGAAAACGGAGATCAGGCTTTTCAATATGTAATCAAATACAAAGGGCGTTTAACAAGCGCAAAAGAATTTGAAGAGATTGTCATTAAATCAGCCGGAAACGGACAATTATTGCGTTTAAAAGATGTGGCAAAAGTAGAATTAGGTTCTTTAAGTTATTCTTCGACCAGTACCACAAACGGACGCCCGTCTGTAGGTATTGCGATTAGTCAGACTCCCGGTTCGAATGCACGTGATGTCATTAATAATTCTAAAAAATTGATTGACGAAGCCGTAAAAACGTTTCCGAAAGGCATAAAGTATACCGTATTAATCAATGTCAATGAAAATCTGGATGCTTCAATTGAGAAGGTAATTCACACTTTGGTAGAAGCTTTTATTCTGGTTTTTATTGTAGTATTTATTTTCCTTCAGGATTTTCGCTCGACTTTAATTCCTGCGATTGCAGTCCCTGTTGCGATTGTTGGAACATTCTTCTTCCTGAATTTATTCGGCTTTACCATTAACCTGCTGACGCTATTTGCGATGGTTTTGGCCATTGGTATTGTGGTCGATGATGCGATTGTAGTCGTCGAGGCGGTACACGCCAAACTCGACAATGGGTACAAATCGGCTAAGAAAGCTACTATTCATGCTATGAATGAGATTTCGGGAGCGATCATTTCGATCACACTGGTCATGGCAGCGGTATTTATTCCGGTAACCTTTATCACAGGTTCGACCGGGGTTTTCTATAAGCAATTCGGAATTACATTGGCGGTTGCGATTATTTTGTCGGCCGTGAACGCACTTACTTTGAGTCCGGCCTTGTGTGCTTTACTTTTAAAACCACATGCTGACGATCACAAACATCAAAGTTTTATTCAGCGTTTTTATACCTCATTTAACGTTGCGTTCGACAATGTAACCGAAAAATACAAACGTTCTGTTCAGTTCCTTTCCATCAAAAAATGGATTGCACTGGGATCTATACTTATTGCTGCGGGAGCTTTGTTCTATATGATGAAAACGACACCGTCAGCTTTCGTTCCGGCGGAAGATCAGGGGGTAGTTTTTGCCAATATCAGTTTGCCGCCTTCGGCTTCTATGGAACGTTCTGATGTTGTAGCGAAAAAGGTCGATAGTATAGCGCACACCATTCCGGGTGTCGAAAATACCCTTCGTATCGTGGGTCAGAACTTTACCGCAGGTGCGGGTAGTGCCTATAGTATGGTAATTGTGAGATTGAAAAGTTGGGAAGATCGTGAGTTGAGTGTCAATGATGTAATTGGTCAGCTGTTTGCTAAAACCAGTGGCATTCGTGAAGCCAATATCTTCTTTATTTCACCGCCAACGATTCAGGGATTTGGACAAAGTGGTGGATTTGAATTTCAGTTACAGGATAAAGGAGGTCACAGTACAGCAGAATTTTATAAAGTAAACAATGAATTTCTGGCCAAGCTTTCGGCACGTCCGGAAATACAATATGCGACGACGCCTTTTAACCCGGGTTTCCCTCAGTACATGATGGATATTAATCTGGCAAAAGCGAAAGATGCAGGAGTTTCAGTCAATACTATTTTATCAACCATGCAAGGTTATTATGGTGGATTGTATGCTTCCAATTTCAATAAATTCGGAAAGCAATATCGTGTGATGATTCAGGCTTCTCCGGAGTTTAGAACCAATACCGAAGGTTTGAACAAGATCTTTGTTCGCAATAGCGCCGGAACCATGGCGCCTATTACCGAGTTCGTAAAAATGACCAGAGTATTCGGACCGGAATCTATCTCAAGATTTAACCTGTTTACCTCTATTTCAATCACAGGAGCACCAAAACCGGGTTATAGTTCGGGAGATGCTATTAAAGCGATTCAGGAAGTTGCAGCAGAGAGTCTTCCTGCAGGTTATGGTTATGAATTTTCGGGATTAACGCGTGAAGAATTAGCATCAGGAAGTGAGACGATCTTTATTTTTGTATTGTGTCTGGTGTTTGTTTACTTCCTGCTAAGTGCACAATACGAAAGTTATATCCTGCCTTTTGCTGTACTGTTCTCAATTCCGTTTGGATTGGCAGGAGCCTATTTGTTCTCGATTATTTTCAAGTTGAACAGTAATATTTATTTGCAGATTTCCTTAATCATGTTAATTGGATTATTGGCCAAGAACGGGATTTTGATTGTCGAATTTGCGCTTGAAAGACGTCGAAAAGGATTGCCAATTGTGCAGTCGGCTATTGAAGGAGCGGTAGCACGTTTCCGTCCGATTTTGATGACCTCTTTTGCTTTTATTTTAGGACTTGTTCCTTTGATGTTTGCTTCGGGCGCAGGTGCCGTTGGAAATAAATCGATTGGAACGGGTGCTGTTGGCGGAATGTTGATCGGTACCATTTTAGGAGTATTTGTAATTCCGGTGTTGTTCATCATTTTTCAGACATTGCAAGAGCGTGTGAGTGGTCCGCCAAAAGAAAATTATGATGATGAAGGTGACGATGAAGAGGAAGTGCAATTGATAGAAACTCACAAAGAGTAG